A genomic segment from Pelobates fuscus isolate aPelFus1 chromosome 7, aPelFus1.pri, whole genome shotgun sequence encodes:
- the CHCHD4 gene encoding mitochondrial intermembrane space import and assembly protein 40, which translates to MSYCRQEGKDKIIFVTKEDHETPSSAELIADDPNDPYEDQGLILPNGDINWNCPCLGGMASGPCGEQFKSAFSCFHYSQEEIKGSDCLEQFRAMQECMQKYPELYPQEDDEDDATKQSNTEESAPTAANDVQEEGSS; encoded by the exons ATGTCCTACTGCAGGCAGGAAG GAAAGGACAAGATAATATTTGTAACCAAAGAAGATCATGAGACTCCTAGCAGTGCAGAGTTGATCGCAGATGATCCTAATGACCCTTATGAAGACCAAG GGCTGATCTTGCCAAATGGAGATATCAATTGGAACTGCCCCTGCCTGGGTGGCATGGCTAGTGGGCCATGTGGAGAGCAGTTCAAATCTGCCTTCTCTTGCTTCCACTACAGCCAAGAGGAAATAAAAGGCTCAGACTGCCTGGAACAATTTCGGGCAATGCAAGAGTGCATGCAGAAATACCCAGAGCTCTACCCCCAGGAGGACGATGAGGATGATGCAACGAAACAAAGTAACACGGAGGAATCTGCTCCTACGGCTGCTAATGATGTCCAAGAGGAGGGATCTAGCTAA